The Atlantibacter hermannii genomic interval ATCCATCCCCACCAGCAATCCCGTGGCAAGCCCTGCCACGACCACCACCAGCAGCGGGTTGAAGCGCAGCGCAAAACCAATAACCACTACCGGTATCCCGATGAGCGGCAACAGTGTAGAACTGTCCATAAAACATTTACCCTATCTAAAGTGAGCGTTGCACGCCGAAGGCTGTTTTTTTATGGCTTCGCGCCAGAAGCGAAGCTTGGGGCATTGCGGCGAACGGTGTTGTGTCTGTGCACGGGGCGGTGAATGCGCGCATTCAAGCCTGTCCCGGTGATAAAAAGCTATATCTGAACGCCCACAATATGTAAACAATTTATCAATAAAATGTTTTTATTTTATTGGTTCACCGTTATATCTTTTGCTAATAGTCACACTCGCGTAAGGACAGTTATGACTTCAAAAACCGCTGCTACCTCAATTCATCGCGACGATATTACTGATGGCCGCATCGTCTCTTCACGTCACCTGGTTTCCGAGCGCTGTGCGGAGTTATCGGAGCTGGAATATGCGCTGATCATGACCAGCAATGCTTTTAACAAGTGGATGGTGCGCTGCATGACGGCAGCGGGAGAACCGGATATGGGGGCATTCGATGTTTCGCTTCTCCATCACGTTAATCACAGGGATCGTAAGAAGAAACTGGCGGATATCTGTTTCGTGTTAAACGTGGAAGATACCCATATCGTCACCTACGCCCTGAAAAAGCTGGTGAAAGCGGGTTATGTGACCAGTGAGAAAGTGGGCAAGGAGCTCTATTTCTCTACCACCGAAGAAGGAAAGGCGCTGTGTATGAAGTACCGTGAGGTGCGTGAAACCTGTTTGATCGCCATTCAGGTGGAAAGCGGTATTCCTGGCGCATCGATTGGCGAGACCGCGCAACTGTTGCGTACCATTTCGTCGCTGTACGATACTGCCGCACGGGCTGCCGCATCGTTATAGCGCCCGCCACTGTTGGCGGGCGTGCAGAAACTTACTCAGCGCAAACCCGAATCTGGCGCTGTTCAAACGCATCGCGCAACCGGCGGGCAAACGCCAGCGCATGCGCGCCGTCGCCATGCAGGCAGACCGTCTGGGCATTGACCGTTGCCCAGGCGCCGTCCCGGCTTTTTACCCGGCCATTGAGCACCATCTCAAGCGTGCGGGAAACGGCTTCGTTGTCATCGTCAATCAGGGCGCCTGGCTCACCGCGCGGCACCAGTGAACCGTCCG includes:
- a CDS encoding Predicted transcription regulator, contains HTH domain (MarR family), which gives rise to MTSKTAATSIHRDDITDGRIVSSRHLVSERCAELSELEYALIMTSNAFNKWMVRCMTAAGEPDMGAFDVSLLHHVNHRDRKKKLADICFVLNVEDTHIVTYALKKLVKAGYVTSEKVGKELYFSTTEEGKALCMKYREVRETCLIAIQVESGIPGASIGETAQLLRTISSLYDTAARAAASL